One Paenibacillus sp. FSL W8-0186 genomic window carries:
- a CDS encoding 2-hydroxyacyl-CoA dehydratase family protein has product MAIKSRAYETIEQAYRHSKETVIEWKKQGRLAVGCIGSDVPEEVLIAGGILPVQVFGNPEANSPLAEQYLEKGFDPLTVSQFEQIVNGSCTFLDRIVISNSSDAVIRSYYYLRAIRKMEPHMPVPPLYFFDFLHTPFRMSGMYNRDRLRALIREVEGWSGKEINTQALQEAVSVCNRTRRLLHELNELRQPTAPKVSGTQMLKLIGASMVMPRQLCNELLAEFLEEARSGSELAGVPVFVTGSPQDHTFLYEVIEACGGLVAGEDHEMGFRHVKDLVDESVNPIDGIVDRYHLRPPVSGQATVSRRVKDLTNAVEQSKAEAVVFYVHEKHDAISWDYPSQRKALEAKGISVLMLEDQPYGPVPEETKRKITQFISAVKKGGRS; this is encoded by the coding sequence GTGGCCATAAAGTCACGTGCGTATGAAACGATAGAACAAGCTTATCGGCACAGCAAAGAAACCGTTATTGAGTGGAAAAAACAAGGCCGGCTTGCCGTCGGTTGTATAGGTTCGGATGTACCCGAGGAAGTTCTAATAGCGGGAGGTATTTTGCCGGTTCAAGTGTTCGGCAATCCAGAGGCTAACTCTCCGCTGGCAGAACAATATTTGGAGAAAGGCTTTGATCCGCTTACGGTTTCTCAGTTTGAACAAATTGTAAATGGCAGCTGCACATTTTTGGATCGTATAGTCATATCGAATTCTTCCGACGCAGTGATTCGATCCTATTATTATTTAAGGGCCATTAGAAAAATGGAACCTCACATGCCGGTGCCGCCGCTTTACTTTTTCGATTTTCTACATACCCCCTTTAGAATGAGCGGGATGTATAACCGGGACCGATTACGCGCTTTGATCCGGGAGGTCGAGGGCTGGTCAGGTAAAGAAATCAATACGCAAGCGCTTCAGGAGGCTGTATCGGTTTGTAACCGGACTAGAAGGCTGCTGCATGAACTCAACGAGCTCAGGCAGCCAACAGCCCCGAAGGTCAGCGGAACGCAAATGCTGAAGCTGATCGGTGCATCGATGGTGATGCCAAGACAGCTTTGTAATGAATTACTCGCTGAATTCCTGGAAGAAGCCAGGTCCGGAAGTGAACTGGCGGGTGTTCCCGTGTTTGTAACAGGAAGCCCTCAGGATCACACGTTTCTATATGAGGTGATTGAAGCTTGTGGGGGACTAGTCGCAGGCGAGGACCATGAGATGGGTTTTCGCCATGTGAAGGATCTCGTGGATGAGAGTGTTAATCCCATTGACGGTATTGTTGACCGCTATCATTTAAGACCTCCCGTGTCCGGCCAAGCGACGGTATCCCGGCGAGTGAAGGATCTAACGAATGCAGTGGAGCAGTCGAAAGCCGAAGCTGTTGTGTTTTATGTCCACGAGAAACATGACGCGATCTCCTGGGATTATCCCTCCCAGCGCAAAGCATTGGAGGCAAAAGGGATCTCCGTGCTGATGCTGGAGGATCAGCCCTATGGTCCGGTTCCGGAGGAAACAAAGAGGAAAATAACTCAATTCATATCTGCCGTCAAGAAGGGGGGACGTTCTTAA